One part of the Microbacterium aurugineum genome encodes these proteins:
- a CDS encoding DeoR/GlpR family DNA-binding transcription regulator — MDASATGQRRRLPAGRKADLATYVEQTGQVTVSDLAEHFAVSIDTIRRDLDQLDREGVLIRTHGGAVSAANGQLKDRALDVRLRMQTEEKERIARVAAGLVEDGSVVMLNAGTTTLAVARALRNHHDLTIATNNLRIPGELSPSAFRDLYVFGGAVRSITQATTGPVTFTMTPGGPEVDIRCDLALIAVGAVDEAGYSTSNLGDAAMMSEMIQRAERTAILADSTKLGRRFFAQIALLERADYLITDAPPPPRIATALAQADVQVLTP, encoded by the coding sequence ATGGACGCATCAGCAACCGGACAGCGACGCCGACTGCCCGCCGGACGGAAGGCGGATCTCGCGACGTACGTCGAGCAGACCGGCCAGGTGACGGTGAGCGATCTGGCCGAGCACTTCGCGGTCTCGATCGACACGATCCGCCGTGACCTCGATCAACTGGATCGTGAAGGCGTACTGATCCGCACCCACGGCGGGGCGGTCAGCGCAGCGAACGGGCAGCTCAAGGATCGGGCCCTGGATGTGCGACTGCGCATGCAGACCGAGGAGAAGGAGCGCATCGCCCGGGTCGCCGCGGGCCTCGTCGAGGACGGCTCTGTCGTGATGCTGAATGCGGGCACCACGACGCTCGCCGTGGCACGAGCCCTGCGCAACCACCACGACCTGACGATCGCGACGAACAATCTGCGCATCCCCGGCGAGCTCTCCCCCTCGGCGTTCCGCGATCTCTACGTCTTCGGCGGAGCTGTGCGCTCGATCACCCAGGCCACGACCGGACCGGTGACCTTCACGATGACACCGGGCGGTCCCGAGGTCGACATCCGCTGCGATCTCGCTCTCATCGCGGTCGGTGCCGTCGACGAGGCGGGGTACTCGACCTCGAACCTCGGGGATGCCGCGATGATGTCGGAGATGATCCAGCGTGCCGAGCGCACCGCGATCCTCGCGGACTCCACCAAGCTCGGACGCCGGTTCTTCGCCCAGATCGCCCTGCTCGAGCGCGCGGACTACCTGATCACGGACGCTCCCCCGCCCCCGCGCATCGCCACTGCGCTCGCGCAGGCGGACGTGCAGGTCCTGACCCCCTGA
- a CDS encoding VOC family protein: MNTTIDSLTLDVPDVDAARSFYTQAFDLGDRLRFRTADAETSGFRGYTLSLVVSQPANVHALVDAAVTAGARVISPVSKSLWGVGGTIQAPDGAIWKVATSAKKDTAPPSRTIDEMILLLGAKDVVASKSFYADRGVAVAKSFGRSYVQFDTGASPIGLGLYRYASLAKDAGVPAAGSGSHRLTVHGTLGTAVDPDGFVWAPVTVTA, encoded by the coding sequence ATGAACACCACGATCGATTCCCTCACCCTCGACGTCCCGGACGTGGACGCCGCCCGCTCGTTCTACACGCAGGCCTTCGACCTCGGCGACCGCCTGCGCTTCCGCACCGCGGATGCCGAGACCTCCGGCTTCCGCGGGTACACGCTGTCACTCGTCGTCTCGCAGCCGGCGAACGTCCACGCCCTCGTGGACGCGGCCGTCACCGCCGGCGCCCGCGTGATCAGCCCCGTCTCGAAGTCCCTCTGGGGTGTCGGAGGCACGATCCAGGCACCGGACGGCGCGATCTGGAAGGTCGCGACATCGGCGAAGAAGGACACTGCGCCCCCGAGCCGCACGATCGACGAGATGATCCTCCTGCTCGGCGCGAAGGATGTGGTCGCGTCGAAGAGCTTCTATGCGGATCGCGGCGTCGCGGTCGCGAAGAGCTTCGGACGCAGCTACGTGCAGTTCGACACGGGCGCGAGCCCGATCGGTCTCGGCCTGTACCGGTATGCCTCGCTCGCCAAGGATGCGGGTGTTCCGGCGGCCGGGTCAGGCTCGCATCGGCTCACGGTCCACGGCACGCTGGGCACGGCCGTCGACCCCGACGGGTTCGTGTGGGCTCCGGTCACGGTGACCGCCTGA
- a CDS encoding ExeM/NucH family extracellular endonuclease has protein sequence MVPVSHRRSRGRIGALAVTCVAALSFGSLAAVPAAADTTGTGVVINEAYLSGGSAGAAFKNKFVELYNPTSAAITLDGMSLQYRSASGTGAFNGVAALTGEIPAGGYYLVQGNSNGANGAELPTPDAVTTLTPSGTNGTLALVEGTAAVTLTPGSTVGVDGVVDLLGYGSSNTFETKAATAPSGNTDVKSLNRTDAVDTDDNSADFTLSATITPQGSGGTDPGTDPGEDPIAATIAEVQGTTDVSPLNGQTVEVEGVVTADYRTGGYKGIVIQTQGSGGATDATPGASDGVFVFLNALSPTLEIGDLVSVTGAVSEYFGQTQITPAAAGDVAVLTAGVGVPAVTPLPDSVRGADREQYENMYVAPEGSYRLASSHQLYNYGTLWLNAGEDLAVKSTETTRPGDEATAIAAANRANRILLDDGWSIQVTNSGHPGEQPYFTKDTVVRNGDVVDFSDNGYVLQWGFDDWRLQPVVPIDDSSSADLKVGFEATNPRTASAPEVGGDVQVASFNVYNYFTTLKSENSNARGAANAAQFAIQKSKIVAAINGLDAEIVSLMEIENSVKLGKPIDSALKDLVAGLNDDAGAEVWDYVPTPDALNDAATTDYITNAIIYKKDAVTTVGDSATVTDESVWGNAREPIAQAFDIDGRVVTVVANHLKSKSPPQGAGAEPADGQGFFNADRVAQANAILAFTEDLEETTGSGDMLLIGDFNAYSEEDPIDVFTSKGWSDLVADTASGQYTYTFDGELGSLDHVIASPSLASSITGAGVWGINSPEWSDRGYAFGATEEGTPYRSSDHDPIIVGVSAEIPPVSIDVVTVNDFHGRIEADGAAAGAAVLAGAVKQFREANPNTIFAGAGDLIGASTFTSFINDDNPTIDALNAAGLDVSAAGNHEFDQGWEDLRDRVQDRADWEYIASNVFVTETGEPALAPAWVKELDGVKVGFIGAVTEDLDSLVSPEGIADLEVRSIADSVNAVADDLRDGDESNGEADVIILLVHEGASSVELSSITPDSPLGEIVYGVDEDVDAIVSAHTHLAYNHVIDGRPVVSAGQYGENLGLMNIQVDATTKDLISITNEIKPLTEAGKPLYPAVPEVQTIVDKAKAEADVLGAIKVGDITADFNRARQTNGSENRGGESTIGNFVADVQQSSTGADLALMNPGGIRANLMYASSGASDPDGNVTYREAATVQPFANTLVTLTLTGAQLKSVLEEQWQPAGSARPFLKLGVSKGLVYTYDPAAAQGSRITSMTLDGTPVDPAADYTVAANSFLAAGGDNFSTFKEGTGKRDTGKIDLQSMVDWFDANKTASPDYAQRAVGVSVSPADADGYSAGDQVTVSLSSLAFSAGEPAPGEVSLSLGDTVLATGAVDPTIVDTTDEGGRAALTFTVPSGVFGEQVLSVAVAGTGTTVQVPFTIAGEEEFAGTIALGSSKVSAGKNLKVTGQGYEPGETVTIELRPKKGKPVEVGTVQVSADGTFSTQVTVPKSAPSGKYTVAAAQADGDEATATVKVNRAGGIIGAILDWLWELLTRWF, from the coding sequence ATGGTTCCGGTCTCGCACCGTAGAAGTCGGGGGCGCATCGGCGCTCTCGCCGTGACCTGCGTCGCCGCGCTGAGCTTCGGCTCGCTGGCCGCCGTTCCCGCCGCAGCCGACACCACGGGCACGGGGGTGGTGATCAACGAGGCGTATCTCTCCGGCGGCAGCGCGGGGGCGGCCTTCAAGAACAAGTTCGTCGAGCTCTACAACCCGACGTCCGCCGCGATCACCCTCGATGGCATGTCGCTGCAGTACCGGTCCGCCAGCGGCACAGGCGCCTTCAACGGTGTGGCCGCGCTCACCGGGGAGATCCCCGCCGGCGGCTACTACCTGGTGCAGGGCAACAGCAACGGCGCGAACGGTGCCGAGCTCCCCACGCCGGATGCCGTCACCACCCTCACTCCGAGCGGCACCAACGGCACACTCGCCCTCGTCGAGGGCACCGCCGCCGTCACTCTCACGCCGGGTTCGACGGTGGGTGTGGACGGTGTGGTCGACCTGCTCGGCTACGGCTCGTCGAACACCTTCGAGACGAAGGCGGCCACGGCGCCGTCGGGGAACACCGACGTCAAGTCGTTGAACCGCACGGACGCTGTCGACACCGACGACAACAGCGCGGACTTCACGCTCTCTGCGACGATCACCCCGCAGGGCTCCGGCGGCACCGACCCCGGAACGGACCCGGGTGAGGATCCGATCGCGGCGACGATCGCCGAGGTCCAGGGCACGACCGATGTCTCCCCGCTGAACGGCCAGACGGTCGAGGTCGAGGGCGTCGTCACGGCGGACTACCGCACGGGCGGCTACAAGGGCATCGTCATCCAGACCCAGGGCTCCGGCGGGGCGACGGATGCCACGCCGGGCGCCTCGGACGGGGTGTTCGTCTTCCTGAACGCGCTGTCCCCGACACTCGAGATCGGCGACCTCGTCTCGGTGACCGGTGCGGTGAGCGAGTACTTCGGGCAGACCCAGATCACCCCGGCCGCGGCCGGTGACGTCGCGGTGCTGACCGCGGGAGTCGGCGTCCCCGCCGTCACACCGCTGCCGGACTCGGTGCGCGGTGCCGATCGGGAGCAGTACGAGAACATGTACGTGGCACCGGAGGGAAGCTACCGCCTGGCCTCCAGCCACCAGCTGTACAACTACGGAACGCTCTGGCTGAACGCCGGTGAAGACCTCGCGGTGAAGAGCACGGAGACCACGCGCCCCGGCGACGAGGCCACCGCGATCGCCGCGGCCAACCGCGCTAACCGCATCCTCCTGGATGACGGCTGGTCGATCCAGGTCACGAACAGCGGCCACCCCGGCGAGCAGCCGTACTTCACGAAGGACACCGTCGTCCGCAACGGCGACGTCGTGGACTTCAGCGACAACGGCTACGTGCTGCAGTGGGGGTTCGACGACTGGCGTCTGCAGCCGGTCGTGCCGATCGACGATTCCTCGTCGGCCGACCTCAAGGTCGGATTCGAGGCGACGAACCCGCGGACCGCGTCGGCTCCGGAGGTCGGCGGTGACGTCCAGGTGGCCTCGTTCAACGTCTACAACTACTTCACGACGCTGAAGAGCGAGAACTCGAACGCCCGGGGTGCGGCGAACGCCGCGCAGTTCGCGATCCAGAAGTCGAAGATCGTCGCGGCGATCAACGGCCTGGACGCCGAGATCGTCTCCCTCATGGAGATCGAGAACTCCGTGAAGCTGGGCAAGCCGATCGACTCGGCGCTCAAGGATCTGGTCGCCGGCCTCAACGACGACGCGGGCGCCGAGGTATGGGACTACGTGCCCACGCCCGACGCGCTGAACGACGCGGCCACCACCGACTACATCACGAACGCCATCATCTACAAGAAGGATGCCGTCACGACGGTGGGCGACAGTGCCACCGTCACGGATGAGAGCGTGTGGGGCAACGCCCGCGAGCCCATCGCCCAGGCGTTCGACATCGACGGCCGTGTGGTCACGGTCGTGGCCAACCACCTGAAGTCGAAGTCGCCGCCCCAGGGCGCGGGCGCCGAGCCGGCCGACGGGCAGGGCTTCTTCAACGCCGACCGCGTCGCGCAGGCGAACGCGATCCTCGCCTTCACGGAAGACCTGGAGGAGACGACGGGCAGCGGCGACATGCTGCTGATCGGCGACTTCAACGCCTACAGCGAGGAGGACCCGATCGACGTGTTCACCTCGAAGGGGTGGAGCGACCTGGTCGCCGACACGGCATCGGGACAGTACACCTACACGTTCGACGGTGAGCTCGGTTCCCTCGACCACGTGATCGCGTCGCCGTCGCTGGCCTCGTCGATCACGGGAGCCGGAGTCTGGGGCATCAACTCTCCGGAGTGGAGCGACCGCGGCTACGCGTTCGGCGCCACCGAGGAGGGCACCCCGTACCGCTCCAGCGACCACGACCCCATCATCGTCGGCGTCTCCGCGGAGATCCCGCCGGTGAGCATCGACGTCGTCACGGTCAACGACTTCCACGGAAGGATCGAAGCCGACGGCGCCGCCGCGGGAGCCGCGGTGCTGGCAGGGGCTGTGAAGCAGTTCCGTGAGGCGAACCCGAACACGATCTTCGCCGGCGCCGGCGACCTGATCGGCGCCTCGACGTTCACCTCGTTCATCAACGACGACAACCCGACGATCGACGCCCTCAACGCGGCCGGTCTCGACGTCAGCGCAGCGGGCAACCACGAGTTCGACCAGGGCTGGGAGGACCTGCGCGATCGGGTGCAGGACCGCGCCGACTGGGAGTACATCGCCTCGAACGTGTTCGTCACCGAGACCGGTGAGCCGGCGCTCGCCCCCGCCTGGGTCAAGGAGCTCGACGGTGTGAAGGTCGGCTTCATCGGAGCCGTCACCGAGGACCTCGACTCGCTCGTCTCGCCGGAGGGCATCGCGGACCTCGAAGTCCGGAGCATCGCCGATTCCGTGAACGCGGTGGCCGACGACCTGCGCGACGGCGACGAGTCCAACGGTGAGGCGGATGTCATCATCCTGCTCGTGCATGAGGGCGCTTCCAGCGTCGAGCTGTCGAGTATCACCCCGGATTCGCCGCTCGGCGAGATCGTGTACGGGGTCGATGAAGACGTCGACGCCATCGTGTCGGCCCACACCCACCTCGCCTACAACCACGTGATCGACGGCCGCCCGGTCGTCTCCGCGGGGCAGTACGGCGAGAACCTGGGTCTGATGAACATCCAGGTCGACGCCACCACGAAGGACCTGATCTCGATCACCAACGAGATCAAGCCCCTCACCGAGGCCGGCAAGCCGCTCTATCCGGCAGTGCCGGAGGTGCAGACGATCGTCGACAAGGCGAAGGCCGAGGCCGATGTCCTCGGAGCGATCAAGGTCGGCGACATCACGGCGGACTTCAACCGCGCGCGTCAGACCAACGGCTCGGAGAACCGCGGTGGAGAGTCCACCATCGGCAACTTCGTCGCCGACGTGCAGCAGTCGTCCACCGGCGCCGACCTGGCTCTCATGAACCCGGGCGGCATCCGCGCGAACCTCATGTACGCGTCCTCCGGAGCATCCGATCCCGACGGCAACGTCACCTACCGAGAAGCGGCGACGGTCCAGCCGTTCGCCAACACGCTCGTGACGCTCACGCTCACGGGTGCGCAGCTGAAGAGCGTGCTCGAGGAGCAGTGGCAGCCGGCGGGTTCGGCACGTCCGTTCCTGAAGCTCGGGGTCTCGAAGGGGCTGGTCTACACGTACGACCCCGCAGCGGCACAGGGTTCGCGGATCACCTCGATGACGCTCGACGGCACGCCGGTGGATCCTGCGGCGGACTACACGGTCGCGGCCAACTCGTTCCTCGCTGCGGGAGGAGACAACTTCTCCACCTTCAAGGAGGGCACGGGCAAGCGCGACACCGGCAAGATCGACCTGCAGTCGATGGTCGACTGGTTCGACGCGAACAAGACCGCCAGCCCCGATTACGCCCAGCGCGCGGTCGGTGTGTCGGTCAGCCCGGCGGACGCCGACGGGTACAGCGCCGGTGACCAGGTCACGGTGTCGCTCTCGTCGCTGGCGTTCAGCGCGGGCGAGCCGGCTCCGGGAGAGGTGTCGCTCTCGCTGGGAGACACCGTCCTGGCGACGGGTGCGGTGGATCCGACGATCGTCGACACCACGGATGAGGGCGGTCGTGCCGCTCTGACCTTCACGGTTCCGTCGGGTGTCTTCGGCGAACAGGTCCTCTCCGTCGCGGTCGCCGGGACGGGGACCACCGTGCAGGTGCCGTTCACGATCGCCGGCGAGGAGGAGTTCGCGGGCACGATCGCCCTGGGCTCGTCCAAGGTGTCGGCGGGCAAGAACCTCAAGGTCACCGGCCAGGGGTACGAGCCCGGTGAGACGGTGACGATCGAGCTGCGCCCGAAGAAGGGCAAGCCGGTCGAGGTCGGCACGGTCCAGGTGTCCGCGGACGGCACCTTCAGCACGCAGGTGACGGTGCCGAAGAGCGCTCCCTCGGGCAAGTACACCGTCGCGGCGGCACAGGCCGATGGCGACGAGGCGACCGCCACCGTCAAGGTCAACCGCGCCGGCGGCATCATCGGCGCGATCCTCGACTGGCTCTGGGAACTCCTCACCAGGTGGTTCTGA